A genomic stretch from Methylorubrum extorquens includes:
- a CDS encoding putative kinase (mak-like) /transcriptional regulator, actin-like ATPase domain (NagC/XylR (ROK) familiy) (Evidence 3 : Putative function from multiple computational evidences; PubMedId : 11742072; Product type e : enzyme) — protein MSPTPLRRSWRRSKSALASDRLRIGIDLGGTKIAGIALDTDGTTRTETRVPTPRGDYAGTLDAIAGVVAALERQAGTTQASVGVGMPGAVSRATGLIKNANSVWLNGRPFAGDLAARLGRPVRVENDANCLAVSEAVDGAGAGETLVWAIILGTGVGSGIAVRGQALTGRNAIAGEWGHNPLPQPRDDERPGPACYCGRNSCIETWLSGPGLAADFFRCTGQTLTGEAIVARAQAGDAEAAAAMTRYRDRLGRSIAQVVNILDPDVIVLGGGLSRVEGLVAALPGTIAPHVFSDDFDTPVRAGRHGDASGVRGAAWLWGAE, from the coding sequence ATGAGCCCGACACCGCTCCGAAGGTCGTGGCGGCGCAGTAAGTCCGCTTTGGCCTCCGACCGATTGCGGATCGGGATCGATCTCGGCGGCACCAAGATCGCCGGGATCGCGCTCGACACCGACGGGACGACGCGCACCGAGACCCGCGTGCCGACCCCGCGGGGCGACTATGCCGGCACCCTCGACGCCATCGCCGGTGTCGTCGCCGCTTTGGAGCGGCAGGCCGGCACGACGCAGGCGAGCGTCGGCGTCGGCATGCCCGGCGCGGTCTCTCGCGCCACCGGCCTGATCAAGAACGCCAACTCAGTCTGGCTGAACGGTCGCCCGTTCGCAGGGGATCTCGCCGCCCGGCTTGGCCGCCCGGTGCGGGTCGAGAACGACGCCAACTGCCTTGCCGTCTCGGAGGCGGTGGACGGAGCCGGCGCGGGCGAGACCCTCGTCTGGGCGATCATCCTCGGCACCGGCGTCGGCTCGGGCATCGCGGTTCGGGGACAGGCGCTGACGGGCCGCAACGCCATCGCCGGGGAATGGGGTCACAACCCGCTCCCCCAGCCCCGCGACGACGAGCGCCCCGGCCCCGCCTGCTATTGCGGCCGCAACAGTTGCATCGAGACCTGGCTCTCCGGTCCCGGCCTCGCCGCGGACTTTTTCCGGTGTACGGGCCAGACTCTGACCGGCGAGGCGATCGTCGCCCGGGCGCAGGCCGGGGATGCGGAGGCCGCCGCGGCAATGACCCGCTACCGCGACCGCCTCGGCCGCAGCATCGCCCAGGTGGTCAACATCCTCGACCCCGACGTGATCGTGCTCGGCGGCGGCCTCTCGCGGGTCGAGGGCCTCGTCGCCGCCTTGCCCGGGACAATCGCGCCGCACGTCTTCTCCGACGACTTCGACACGCCGGTACGGGCGGGCCGGCACGGCGACGCCTCCGGCGTGCGCGGCGCCGCATGGCTCTGGGGCGCCGAATGA